GCCCAAGAGCAGGTACTCGACGGGCTACTAGCGCAACTCGAGGTCGACCAAATCGATCTTGTCGCTCACGACATCGGTGGTGGTGTCGCGCTCCGCTACGCGGCACACAACCCGGATGCGGTCGGAAAACTCGTGCTTTCGAACTCGATTGCGTACGACTCGTGGCCAATACAGTTCATTGTCGATCTCGGGCTTCCCGGGACAATTAACGATATGAGTGTTGACGACGTGGATGAACAGCTCACCGGCATGTTCCAATCGACACTCATCGATCCAGACGACGAATTCGTGGAGGGAATGGTATCTCGATTCAGGAGTGATAAGGGTCGGATTTCGCTCAGCCGGAACGTGATCGCGACAAATACAAGTCACACGACTGAAATTGACTACGAAGCCATCACAGCGGAGACGTACTTTATTTGGGGCGAGAACGACGAGTTCCAGCCAATCCAGTTCGCAGAGAGACTGAACGACGATCTCGAGAACACTGCTGGCATCGCCCGACTGGACGCGAACCACTGGGTTCCGGCTGATCGTCCGTCGCAGTATGCCGATCACCTCTCAAGCTTCCTCGATTGAATTTCTGGGAGCTGAACGCCGGAACCTATCCAATCGAGATA
Above is a window of Natrinema sp. HArc-T2 DNA encoding:
- a CDS encoding alpha/beta fold hydrolase; translation: MTNELIYQEWSDTQEETTISVDTHELTVSYYDEGNTNASENPLVFLHGIPTWSYLWRGVAPAFEDDRRVIAPDFVGYGNSAMHDGFDRSIRAQEQVLDGLLAQLEVDQIDLVAHDIGGGVALRYAAHNPDAVGKLVLSNSIAYDSWPIQFIVDLGLPGTINDMSVDDVDEQLTGMFQSTLIDPDDEFVEGMVSRFRSDKGRISLSRNVIATNTSHTTEIDYEAITAETYFIWGENDEFQPIQFAERLNDDLENTAGIARLDANHWVPADRPSQYADHLSSFLD